The following proteins are co-located in the Colletotrichum lupini chromosome 4, complete sequence genome:
- a CDS encoding taurine catabolism dioxygenase TauD — MTTSLISNVTEGHKSTNQLNPSIVFEQFQDLPQTNQRLLGEPHPTGTVTPLALRPSGQHKDVQLHEVVHAVESLQTQGELTKKLAIHGVLLFRGLPIHGAEDFSKFAHAFGYKPHEIIGIVVDRPLLAPNVAPANESPKEVLIYNHNESPQVPHAPEYVFFYNHKAPAKGGETPISSSLELFRRAKDEIPEFIQELTEKGILSRVTYKFDQQYTGGSTLAQAFGKNFLDGDSVTMKREKIEAQIARYGRGQHTTWEWIDDGVILTHRLPAIRTQPGTGLPTLFTGLAAYWKNSQGGQGARKEVTKQLYGDGTPIPDRYLEHLAKITDEIRVLHKWQQGDVLVFDNVIAQHGRQPWEGEQSDRVVLASLFDGDSVPGAYGNGDWAQVVQALGG, encoded by the coding sequence ATGACGACTTCACTCATATCGAATGTTACCGAAGGCCATAAATCAACCAATCAACTCAATCCCTCCATCGTATTTGAACAATTTCAAGATTTACCCCAGACAAATCAACGACTTCTGGGCGAGCCCCATCCCACTGGCACTGTGACACCACTGGCATTGAGGCCTTCTGGTCAGCACAAAGATGTTCAGTTGCATGAGGTCGTCCATGCTGTAGAATCTCTTCAGACGCAGGGCGAACTCACCAAGAAACTCGCCATTCACGGGGTGCTTTTATTCAGAGGTTTGCCAATCCATGGCGCCGAGGATTTCAGCAAGTTCGCACACGCTTTCGGGTACAAACCACACGAAATCATTGGCATTGTAGTCGACAGACCGTTGTTGGCACCAAACGTGGCACCTGCGAACGAAAGCCCAAAAGAAGTTCTCATCTACAACCACAATGAGTCACCCCAGGTCCCGCATGCGCCCGAATACGTTTTCTTCTATAACCACAAGGCACCCGCAAAAGGGGGCGAGACCCCCATTTCTTCATCACTGGAGCTCTTTCGACGAGCCAAGGATGAAATCCCGGAGTTCATCCAGGAACTGACGGAGAAGGGAATTCTTAGCAGAGTGACCTATAAGTTCGACCAGCAATACACAGGAGGCTCAACCCTAGCACAAGCTTTTGGAAAAAACTTCTTGGACGGTGACAGCGTGACCATGAAGCGCGAGAAGATCGAGGCACAGATTGCTAGATATGGAAGAGGCCAGCATACGACGTGGGAATGGATAGACGACGGCGTGATCCTGACGCATAGGCTACCCGCGATTCGTACCCAGCCAGGCACGGGACTTCCGACGCTCTTCACCGGATTAGCCGCCTACTGGAAGAACTCTCAAGGCGGACAAGGGGCCAGAAAGGAAGTCACCAAACAGCTCTACGGCGACGGCACGCCAATCCCAGACAGGTATCTAGAACACTTAGCGAAGATCACAGATGAGATCCGAGTACTCCACAAGTGGCAACAGGGCGACGTTCTCGTCTTCGACAACGTTATTGCTCAGCACGGCAGACAGCCTTGGGAAGGCGAACAATCGGATCGTGTGGTGCTAGCTAGTCTATTCGATGGAGACAGTGTGCCTGGAGCATATGGTAACGGCGACTGGGCCCAGGTCGTTCAGGCCTTGGGCGGTTGA
- a CDS encoding CFEM domain-containing protein: MNDGLNSSVKCHTPGLGYREPSAGMRESLRLDNNRISDECTSRHQISLRRATTLMSVPMSVVVVFTVQNGLGKDIWTLTPEQINEFFKLFYIGEHFYAFTVMFAKTNFLFFYLRLFSDEKFRRLTWGVIWACVISAVSFLVATSVQCWPISYTWTKWDGEHQGRCHDINVQTWAHASVNIALDVIVVAMPISQIVRLNWRWRQKVGAGNMMFAVALLITFVSILRLSSIKDFMKTSNPTCETISVVYFYDGDEQFNI; this comes from the exons ATGAATGATGGACTCAACTCTAGTGTCAAGTGCCATACCCCAGGGCTTGGGTATCGAGAGCCTTCTGCCGGAATGCGCG AGTCATTGCGTCTCGACAATAATCGCATCAGCGACGAGTGCACAAGCCGCCATCAAATTTCTTTGCGCAGAGCAACAACT TTGATGTCAGTACCTATGAGCGTGGTTGTTGTGTTCA CGGTTCAAAATGGCCTCGGAAAAGACATCTGGACACTCACACCGGAGCAAATCAACGAGTTCTTCAAA CTGTTCTACATCGGAGAGCACTTTTACGCATTCACCGTCATGTTTGCGAAGACCAATTTCCTGTTCTTCTACTTGCGCCTATTTTCCGATGAAAAGTTTAGGCGCTTGACTTGGGGTGTCATATGGGCATGCGTCATATCAGCCGTTTCATTCCTAGTTGCGACTTCGGTTCAGTGCTGGCCCATCAGCTACACCTGGACTAAGTGGGATGGAGAACACCAAGGCCGATGCCACGATATTAATGTTCAGACTTGGGCCCATGCATCGGTCAATATTGCTCTTGATGTTATTGTAGTAGCGATGCCCATTTCTCAAATCGTCAGGCTCAACTGGCGATGGAGACAGAAGGTTGGGGCCGGTAATATGATGTTCGCTGTAGCATTGTT GATCACCTTTGTCTCCATTCTGAGACTCAGCTCTATCAAAGATTTCATGAAGACTTCGAATCCGACATGTGA GACTATTTCCGTCGTCTATTTTTACGACGGAGACGAACAGTTCAACATTTAA
- a CDS encoding WSC domain-containing protein has product MRRTALVALMGQLVMGQSSSPLFPNTTTTSTTRSSSVTTSSFSTTLSGSTSVTTIQTTSTGQTTISSLTTSTGSDTTATTEVPITTSDIVTTIDTTSSSEVPPITTDGTETSTVDTTSATTTGTETSSTSSSATPSATVIPNPSNVGNFSLLGCFGSTTGFPTFDLVLSASSMTLELCVASCPAGKRYAGLFGSDCFCGDIVSDATATRVSEDRCDITCPGNSAERCGGRNTSGSLKRQLISAEILLTIYIRVDGGIDVTTTATVTTTFTATTTATIDGTATTGVTTVTTTYCPLCQDCQGPFCYKPTPNPCSNGKCFGVPCYGDDCYKKIVAYGDYCGYDYPCYGPDCQRRLVWVDGTWHPEVCSGYDCGRKIKCVSGKCDYVIKGSDFDSEKIVCYGNVCKVESCSGDECNKKYVCKDNSCVFESCPYADANKKYEYKNDKYIEVKGCNGSCPVPQPPCSGDSCKIVIPVPPVTTVGCDGTTCSTIVIPQPPVTKTPYVPATETKPAANPPATGAPPAGAPPAGTPPAGAPPAGAPPAGAPPAGAPPAGAPPAGAPPAGAPPAGAPPAGTPPAGAPPAGAPPAGAPPAGAPPAGAPPAGAPPAGAPPAGAPPANSAAPPAGGNPTGTATAKPPVVTAGTSKFAASFGALAFSVLAAAVLL; this is encoded by the coding sequence ATGCGTCGCACGGCTCTCGTCGCCCTCATGGGCCAGTTGGTTATGGGACAGAGTTCTTCTCCCTTGTTCCCCAACACCACCACGACCTCCACCACTCGCAGCTCGTCGGTCACCACCTCGTCCTTCTCCACAACCCTCTCGGGTTCCACGTCGGTGACCACCATCCAGACCACCTCAACCGGCCAGACTACAATCAGCAGTCTGACCACCTCCACTGGCTCGGACACCACTGCGACGACCGAGGTCCCCATCACGACTTCCGACATCGTCACGACCATTGACACCACCAGCAGTTCCGAGGTTCCTCCCATCACCACCGATGGCACCGAGACCTCCACGGTTGACACCACCTCCGCCACCACCACTGGCACCGAGACCAGCTCGACTTCGTCGTCTGCCACCCCGTCCGCCACGGTCATTCCCAACCCCAGCAACGTTGGCAACTTCTCTCTTCTTGGCTGCTTCGGCTCCACCACTGGTTTCCCTACCTTCGACCTGGTCCTGTCTGCCTCCTCCATGACCCTTGAGCTTTGCGTCGCTTCTTGCCCCGCTGGAAAGCGCTACGCCGGTCTGTTCGGCTCCGACTGCTTCTGCGGTGATATCGTCAGCGATGCCACTGCCACCCGTGTCTCTGAGGATAGATGCGACATCACTTGCCCTGGCAACTCTGCCGAGCGCTGTGGTGGCCGCAACACCAGCGGATCCCTGAAGCGCCAGCTCATCTCTGCCGAGATCCTGTTGACCATCTACATCCGTGTTGATGGCGGTATCGATGTCACAACCACTGCCACCGTCACCACCACCTTCACTGCCACCACCACTGCCACCATTGACGGTACCGCTACCACCGGCGTCACCACTGTCACCACCACCTACTGCCCTCTGTGCCAGGACTGCCAGGGTCCCTTCTGCTACAAGCCCACTCCCAACCCGTGCTCCAACGGCAAGTGCTTCGGCGTTCCCTGCTACGGTGATGACTGCTACAAGAAGATCGTTGCCTACGGTGACTACTGCGGTTACGACTACCCCTGCTACGGTCCCGACTGCCAGCGCCGTCTCGTCTGGGTTGATGGCACCTGGCACCCTGAGGTCTGCTCCGGATACGACTGCGGCCGCAAGATCAAGTGTGTCTCCGGCAAGTGCGACTATGTCATCAAGGGATCCGACTTCGATTCCGAGAAGATTGTCTGCTACGGCAACGTCTGCAAGGTCGAGTCCTGCTCCGGTGATGAGTGCAACAAGAAGTACGTCTGCAAGGACAACTCCTGCGTCTTCGAGTCCTGCCCGTACGCCGATGCCAACAAGAAGTACGAGTACAAGAACGACAAGTACATCGAGGTCAAGGGCTGCAACGGCTCCTGCCCTGTTCCCCAGCCTCCTTGCTCCGGCGACTCCTGCAAGATTGTCATCCCCGTTCCTCCCGTCACCACTGTTGGCTGCGACGGCACTACCTGCAGCACCATTGTCATCCCCCAGCCTCCCGTCACCAAGACTCCCTACGTCCCGGCTACCGAGACCAAGCCCGCCGCCAACCCCCCTGCCACTGGCGCTCCCCCCGCTGGTGCTCCCCCGGCCGGCACTCCTCCCGCCGGTGCTCCTCCCGCTGGTGCTCCTCCCGCTGGTGCTCCTCCCGCTGGTGCTCCTCCCGCTGGTGCTCCTCCCGCTGGTGCTCCTCCCGCTGGTGCTCCTCCTGCCGGTGCTCCTCCTGCTGGCACTCCTCCTGCCGGTGCTCCCCCTGCTGGAGCTCCCCCTGCCGGTGCCCCTCCCGCCGGTGCTCCCCCTGCTGGAGCTCCCCCTGCCGGTGCCCCTCCCGCCGGTGCTCCTCCTGCTGGCGCCCCCCCGGCCAACTCTGCTGCTCCCCCCGCGGGCGGCAACCCCACCGGCACTGCCACTGCCAAGCCCCCTGTCGTCACGGCCGGCACCAGCAAGTTCGCTGCCAGCTTCGGCGCTCTTGCCTTCAGCGTTCTTGCTGCCGCTGTCCTTCTGTAA
- a CDS encoding cytochrome P450 oxidoreductase, with translation MYAIVLPLAALLSVLFYFIVYPLIEYFRDPKRLRRFPAFKPLAGVTNLVFMREAALGFRSKTLYEKHKKHPVLRTGPNSLSYGTVDAIKDIYGHGTKCLKGEFYETLAGTHFHLADVVDKADHARKRKVLSAAYALKNLENWEHKVADKTERFIVGCDKACTQPLKGVLRPDAADLTFDYRAWTNYFTLDAIADIGLSEKLGFLDQGHDLVRAERMDGSIHEVNYRACLHSTAVAQSITVWAGDWYKFNHRLTSLISPTFRRWWNLNKGWDGIVYHRATQRLKRYQAGEKLEDFFQALMEDKNGTPNGLDWGEIVAEVSIMMNAGSDTTAIAMNNVMYWLLKNPRCMEKLREEIDAVLDPEEVVAPYDKVKHLPYLRACLDESLRIVPPTTFGLPRRTPPEGAYVLGDFIPGDTTVSISAYIVHRDPKIFPEPESYIPERWLGDKGKELQPYFVSFSAGARGCIGRNISYLEQTVLLASVLHRYNFALPFPAWEPERREAMNLMPSLMPLKVWRRESKQEE, from the coding sequence ATGTACGCAATTGTACTTCCCTTGGCAGCTTTGCTGAGCGTCTTATTCTACTTCATCGTCTATCCCTTGATCGAATACTTCCGAGACCCCAAAAGACTTCGTCGATTTCCGGCTTTCAAGCCCTTAGCCGGCGTGACCAATCTAGTTTTCATGCGCGAAGCTGCACTCGGCTTCCGATCCAAGACTCTCTATGAGAAGCACAAGAAACATCCGGTGCTTCGGACTGGGCCCAACTCGCTTTCGTACGGTACCGTTGATGCAATCAAGGACATCTACGGGCACGGAACCAAGTGTCTCAAGGGCGAGTTCTACGAGACGTTGGCTGGTACTCACTTCCACCTAGCCGACGTAGTCGATAAGGCAGACCACGCCCGGAAACGCAAGGTTCTGTCGGCGGCATACGCATTGAAGAACCTCGAGAACTGGGAACACAAAGTGGCTGACAAGACTGAACGCTTCATCGTCGGTTGCGACAAGGCCTGTACCCAGCCTCTGAAGGGGGTCCTTCGTCCAGACGCGGCCGATCTTACTTTCGATTACCGAGCGTGGACGAACTACTTCACTCTCGACGCTATCGCTGATATAGGTCTGTCTGAGAAACTGGGATTTCTAGACCAGGGTCATGATCTCGTGCGCGCCGAGCGCATGGACGGATCCATTCACGAGGTGAATTACAGAGCCTGCCTGCATTCCACTGCCGTCGCCCAGTCCATCACCGTTTGGGCTGGTGATTGGTACAAGTTCAATCATCGTCTGACGTCTCTGATCTCGCCAACTTTTCGTCGATGGTGGAACCTGAACAAGGGATGGGATGGCATCGTCTACCACCGCGCAACCCAACGACTGAAACGCTACCAGGCTGGTGAAAAGTTGGAAGATTTCTTCCAGGCTTTGATGGAAGATAAAAACGGAACCCCTAATGGGCTCGACTGGGGCGAGATTGTCGCAGAGGTGTCCATCATGATGAATGCCGGCTCAGACACAACAGCTATCGCCATGAACAACGTCATGTACTGGCTATTGAAGAATCCCAGATGCATGGAAAAGTTGCGCGAGGAAATTGATGCCGTTCTGGACCCTGAAGAGGTGGTTGCGCCCTACGACAAGGTCAAGCACTTGCCGTACCTCAGGGCGTGTCTCGACGAGTCCCTCCGGATAGTGCCGCCAACGACCTTTGGTCTTCCGCGACGAACGCCGCCTGAGGGGGCGTATGTTCTTGGAGATTTCATCCCTGGAGATACGACGGTTTCCATCTCGGCTTACATCGTCCACAGAGATCCCAAGATCTTCCCGGAACCCGAGTCCTACATCCCGGAGCGCTGGCTCGGTGACAAGGGCAAGGAACTGCAACCGTACTTTGTCAGTTTCAGTGCCGGCGCACGAGGATGCATCGGACGGAATATCAGTTATCTGGAGCAGACGGTTTTGTTGGCGAGTGTCTTGCATAGATACAACTTCGCCTTGCCCTTCCCCGCGTGGGAACCGGAGAGGCGGGAGGCCATGAACCTGATGCCGAGTCTGATGCCTTTGAAGGTTTGGCGCAGGGAGTCGAAGCAGGAAGAATAA
- a CDS encoding fungal hydrophobin, with protein sequence MQFTTALVSILATAVIAIPTGNTGGGSAPYVACSGLYSSLQCCATDVLGAADLDCHSPTNVPTSASNFRSICANVGQRARCCVISVLGQAVLCQTPVGV encoded by the exons ATGCAGTTCACTACCGCTCTCGTTTCGATCTTGGCCACTGCCGTCATCGCCATTCCTACCGGCAACACTGGCGGCGGCTCTGCTCCCTATGTTGCTTGCTCTGGTCTCTACAGCAGCCTTCAGTGCTGTGCCACCGATGTTCTGGGAGCTGCTGATCTTGACTGTCATTCTC CTACGAACGTGCCGACTTCGGCCAGCAATTTCAGAAGCATCTGTGCCAATGTTGGTCAGCGTGCCCGCTGCTGTGTCATTTCCGTT CTCGGCCAGGCTGTCCTTTGCCAGACTCCCGTTGGTGTTTAG
- a CDS encoding cytochrome c oxidase subunit 1: MSIEVADLRQPEIEPGNQPLPPSQPISFLRSTLFQILIVGLCAFCAPGIWSAMNGLGVGGSQSPDLVNAANALLYAFMTLTCFAGPFLTNLIGFRWTLAVGALGYPLYAAGLYVNNRSGETWLVYFGSVACGISAGFFYSVEGAIATGYPEYHKRGRYVATWFTFRNFGMIIGGAISLALNHKVNQKGKVGYELYLAFIGIQCLGFFLGLFLSNPDKVIRDDGSRIEAPTGIHWRTELLEMWKLVRSRSILLLTPLFWYFGWIQAYPGTYLATYFSVRSRALGGFVAAIVSTFSTWLGGSLVDLPWSKNRQTRALATYSLIVCLNTATWIWAVIIQNEYRFTLPVLDWAFQSEFGRGFGLYMLERASLGMIENFIYWAIGNLSDSPGDQIRYSSLLRGIETAAVAVGLGIQAVPTPLIATASINCGLWFIALPFSYFATLQVVKKFEEQDRMQDRMHEVAEIVGHKA, translated from the coding sequence ATGTCTATCGAGGTGGCCGACCTTCGCCAGCCAGAAATCGAGCCCGGCAACCAGCCGCTGCCTCCGTCGCAACCCATATCGTTTCTCAGGAGCACTCTCTTTCAGATACTCATCGTTGGTCTCTGTGCTTTCTGTGCACCGGGAATATGGAGTGCTATGAATGGACTCGGCGTCGGCGGTTCACAAAGTCCAGATCTGGTCAACGCAGCGAATGCTCTCCTTTACGCCTTTATGACGTTGACTTGCTTCGCTGGCCCGTTCCTTACCAACCTGATTGGATTCCGCTGGACTTTGGCAGTTGGTGCTCTTGGGTATCCCCTCTATGCAGCCGGCCTTTACGTCAACAATCGGTCAGGTGAAACATGGCTCGTCTACTTCGGCTCGGTTGCCTGCGGCATAAGTGCTGGATTCTTCTACAGCGTCGAGGGAGCGATTGCTACGGGATATCCTGAATACCACAAGCGAGGCCGTTACGTCGCGACGTGGTTCACCTTCCGCAACTTTGGCATGATTATTGGTGGCGCCATCTCCCTAGCGCTCAACCACAAGGTTAATCAGAAGGGCAAGGTTGGATACGAGCTGTACCTTGCCTTCATCGGCATACAATGTCTCGGTTTCTTCCTGGGTCTCTTCTTATCCAACCCCGACAAGGTCATACGGGATGACGGAAGTCGCATCGAAGCGCCGACAGGGATTCATTGGCGGACAGAGCTCCTCGAGATGTGGAAGCTAGTCAGAAGCCGTTCAATTCTTCTATTGACACCTCTATTCTGGTACTTTGGCTGGATTCAAGCATACCCTGGCACCTACCTTGCAACATACTTCAGCGTGCGCTCGAGAGCGCTGGGTGGTTTCGTTGCAGCTATCGTAAGCACTTTCTCGACATGGCTCGGAGGATCACTTGTGGATCTCCCGTGGTCCAAGAATCGCCAGACACGAGCTCTAGCAACATATTCGCTGATAGTCTGTCTCAACACTGCAACCTGGATATGGGCTGTCATCATCCAAAATGAGTATCGATTCACGCTCCCTGTCCTGGATTGGGCCTTTCAGAGCGAGTTCGGACGCGGATTTGGGCTCTATATGCTGGAAAGAGCGTCTCTTGGCATGATTGAGAACTTCATCTACTGGGCAATCGGAAATCTGTCGGACTCGCCCGGCGACCAGATTCGGTATAGCTCTTTGCTTCGTGGCATCGAGACGGCAGCGGTAGCAGTGGGTCTCGGGATCCAAGCCGTTCCAACCCCCCTTATTGCTACAGCAAGCATCAACTGCGGTCTTTGGTTCATCGCTCTACCATTCAGTTACTTTGCCACTCTGCAAGTTGTGAAAAAATTCGAAGAGCAGGACCGGATGCAAGACCGGATGCACGAGGTGGCGGAAATTGTGGGACACAAAGCCTAG